ATGCACACCCCCTCTCAGGATGAATTGATAATAGTGAAGCCATGAATATTGAAAATCGTGTCCACACCCCAGGAAAATGGCGCTTTAGATTTGTGTACGGCATTGCTTTGCTGTTGTTTCTTGTCGCTGGCGGACGACTGTTCTATTTAACAGTTGTAGATAAAGCTTTTTTGCAGAATCAAGGCGAAATTCGAGCAGTAAGAACGGAGTCTATACCTGCTACCCGAGGGATGATTTTGGATAGGCGTGGGGAGCCGCTGGCTGTTAGTACACCAACTTGGACTATTATAGCTAACCCTAAAGCGTTATGGAAAATCCAACGAGATCCTTCTTTAAATATTGGGCCTGAACAAGAAATTAAACGCCTTGCGGGGGTTATGGGTGTTGGTCGAGCGTGGCTGCAAGAAAAGTTCGAGGCTAATGAAAGTCGTTCTTTTATGTATTTGAAACGCCAAATCCCGCCTAATGAAGCCGATGCTATTATGGCAGCGAATGTTGTTGGTGTGAGTAAAACCAAAGAGTATAAGCGTTATTATCCAGCCGCTGAAGTCGCTTCACATGTTGTTGGTTTTACCAATATCGATGATAAAGGACAAGAGGGTATTGAACTTGCCTACGATCAAGCACTAGAAGGCCAACCTGGGCGACGTAGTTATGTGAAAGATCTCAGAGGGAATATTATTCGTGGTGTTGGTGTGGAAGAGGCCGAGCATCCAGGTGAAAATATTGAGTTAAGTATAGATCTTAGGCTGCAATACTTAGCGTATCGAGAGCTAAAGGCGGCGGTTACCGAGCATAGAGCTACGTCGGCGTCGGCGGTTATCCTAGACGTTAAAACGGGTGAAATTCTGGCGATGGTCAATCAGCCATCGTATAACCCAAATGATCGTTCTAAATTAGAATATGAAGAGCTGCGTAATCGAGCAGTGATTGATTTGTTTGAGCCAGGCTCAACAATGAAGCCTTTTACTATTTCTGCTGCACTCATGTCTGGGCAATATACGACCGAGACAACAATTGATACGTCACCTGGTTATTTGCGCTTTGGTCGTTTTACCATTCGTGATGCAGCTAATTATGGTGTGATTGATTTTGAAAAACTACTGATTAAGTCGAGCAATGTGGGGGCATCAAAAATAGCCTTATCACTTCCTCAAGATGCAATATGGAACATGGATTATGAGCTCGGTATAGGGTCACAAGTCGGTATTGGTTTTCCTGGAGAAGCTTCCGGTGTTCTTCCGTCGCACCCTAAATGGCACCCGTCAGAAATTGCGACGTTAGCCTATGGTTATGGTTTGTCTGTCTCAACTCTACAACTGGCGCAAGCGTACATGACATTAGCTAATGGCGGTTATCGCGTTCCTGTGACAATTTTTAAACAAGACATTCCCGCTGATGGTAAACAGGTTATTCCGCATAAAATCGCTCAAGATGTCATTAAAATGATGGAGAGCGTTGTTCAGCGAGGTTCTGGTAAGGCAGCTCAAATTCCTGGTTATCGAGTTGCGGGCAAAACGGGGACAGTTCATAAAGTAGGTTCTAAAGGTTATGAATACGATCAATATATTGCTTTGTTTGCCGGTGTGGCGCCTGCTTCTAACCCTAGATTAGCAATGGTGGTGATGATTAATGATCCCAAGGGCCGTGAATACTACGGTGGTGAAGTAGCAGCACCTGTCTTCTCGCGTGTAATGGAGGGAGCGTTAACGACACTGAATATTTACCCTGATCTACCTGAGGGTCTTAGAGAAGTTCGATTAGAGCCTAAAAAGGTTCCTTATCAAGTGGTGCAGGGTGGCTAGATGGCACAACTGACTCATATTCAATTACTAAATTTGGCGGGCTATTCTTCAGGGAGTAGCTCGCATTCTGCTATATATACTCATGTAGAAACGGACGGTCGAAAAGCAGACCCTCAGTGTGTTTTTTTCGCTTTACCGGGGGTTGCGACAAATGGCTGGGACTATTTGGACAGTGTGATTTCATTAGGTTGTAAAGTGGCCGTTGTTCCAACAGGGTTGTGTTTGAAGCGCGATGATATTGAGCTTATCTCTGTTGATAATCCGACTGAACTTTTAGTGGCTTGCTTGCATAGTTATTTTGGACATATGCCGAAACATATTGTCGCTGTCACTGGAACCAATGGTAAGTCATCGATTTGTTATTACATTGCTCAGTTGGCGCAGTTTATTGGTTTGAATAGTGGTTTAGTGGGAACGTTTGGTATCGGTCCATTAAACGATTTGTCGGAAGCCAAGCAGACGACTCCAGATATATTATCCTTGCACCTTACGTTAATGGCGATGGCTGGCTCTGGTGTAGGTCTTGTTGCATTTGAGGCATCTTCTCATGCACTGGATCAGGGACGCGTTGATGGCGTGCCTTTCCAGACGGCTGTATTTTCCAATCTTTCACGTGATCATCTTGATTACCATGGCGATATGACGGCTTATGCGTCGGCAAAGCAGCGTTTGTTTGCGTTTAAAAGTGTGTCAAATTCTATATTTTGTCTCGATGATAGTTATGCGCATTTTATGGCGGAAGCGGCAGAGGGTTCAAGTTGTCATTATTATAGTGAGCAAAATTCAAGAGCGGATTTTTATGTTAAAAATTTGATATTAGAACCTTCAGGGTGTCGCTTTATTTTGTGTCACCCTGAAGGTGAAGGTGTCGTTTTTTTACCATTGTTAGGGCGTTTTAATGTTCAGAATGCGTTGGCTGCATTAGCAAGTATGTGGAGTATTGCAGATGATAAAAGTGCGTTAGTAAGGGGGTTGTCTGCTTTACGTGGTGCACCTGGCCGTATGGATAAGGTGCAAGAGCTTAATGCGCCACTTATTGTTGTGGATTTTGCTCATACATCAGAGGCGTTAAAAGTCGCTTTGCAGGCATTGAAAGAGCACTGCAGTGGTCGCTTGATTTGTGTTTTTGGTTGTGGCGGTGATAGGGATCGAGGTAAGCGGCCTTTAATGATGGCTGCGGCTCTGCAAAATGCTGACTATGTATGGTTGACGTCGGATAACCCACGAACAGAATCAATAGAGCAAATTTTTCTGGATGCTTTAGCGCAAACATATGATGATGAGTTGTTTAGTGTAGAGCCGGATCGTCGTGTTGCCATCGCTAATGCTATTTTATCAGCGACACCAAATGATGTGGTTCTTATTGCTGGTAAAGGTCATGAGTCTTACCAAGATATTCAGGGTATAAAACATCATTTTGACGATAAAGAAGAGGCGCTGAAAGCGGTGAAATCTTATGTTAATTAATCTTGCTCTTTCGGATATCGCGCTGGCTTGCGGTGGAGAGTTGATCGGTTCAGATCATACTGTTAGTGCGGTTGTGACGGATACGCGAAAAATAGTCAGTGGTTGTGTCTTTATTGCCTTAAGAGGCGAGCGTTTTGATGGGCATGATTATGTAGCACAAGCGGTTCGGGATGGCGCTGTTGGTGTGGTCTCTGAACAAGCTCTTGATGTGCCTGCGTATGTAAAAGTTCTTAATACAACATTGGCTTACGGTGCTATTGCTCGTCTTATTAGAGAGGCGTTTAAAGGGCCTGTTGTCTGTATTACAGGAAGTAATGGTAAAACAACTGTAAAGGATTGGCTGGCGCAGTCATTGGCGGGTAGAAGTGTGTTAAAAACACGCGCCAATTTAAATAATCAGATAGGTTTACCGCAAACATTGCTAGAGCTGGAAGCGCATCATGATGTTGCCGTGATTGAGGCAGGCACCAGTTTCTCAGGTGAAATAGCGCTATTGGCGAAGATTGCGGTGCCTGATGTTGTCATATTGACTAATGCAAATGGCAGCCATTTTGAAGGGTTAGGTAGTCTTGAGGGTATTGCAAAAGAAAAAGGCGAACTGATTTCAGGTTCTTCACCTGAGGCGGCGATTATTCTTAATTCGGATGACGTTTATTTTGATTATTGGTGTGGCTTGGCTGCGGGTCGTACAATTTATTCGTTTGGCTTTACTAAAGCGGCAAGCCTTTATGCTTCTGATGTTAGCTTAAGTGCAGAGTTTAGTGAGGTGACATTCCATTATCATGGCGAAGTATTGCCTGTTTTTATTGCAGGGGCGGGTCTGCACCAAATAGCGAATGGTATGGCTGTGGTTTTGGCTATGTTAGTAATAGGAATAGATTTTAAATTCGCGGTTGGTGCGTTGGCGACACCTGTGCTTGTTTCGGGCCGACTAGAGCGCCTTGAAACAAAAAATGGAGCTCTATTAATTAATGATTGTTACAATGCCAGCCCAACGTCTGTTGAGGCGGCTATTGATGTTCTTGCAATGCAATTAGTTGATGAGACATGGTTGATTTTAGGTGCTTTGGGTGAACTCGGAGATCAACAAGATGAGATTCACCGCGGACTAGGGCTATATGCTAAGAACAAAGGTATATCGTGTTTGATTTGTGTCGGACCCATAGCCGCTGTTGCCGGTATCGCCTTTAGAAGTAAGGGCGGTAACGCTATATTTTGTAATACACATAATGAGGCGGCGACGGTAGTTCGCCAACTCGATAAAAAGCATGCCATTTTAGTGAAGGGTTCTCGTTCGGCTAAAATGGAAAATGTCATTGAAGCATTAAATAATTAGGATATTCCTTACCAATGTTACTTCTGCTAACGGCTTATTTAAGTAAATACCATACATTTTTTACAGTATTCAACTACTTGTCGCTTCGCGCCATTTTGGGTGTTCTTACCGCGCTGGCCATTTCGCTTTTGATTGGTAATAAAGTGATTCGCTTGTTGCAGCGTCTGCAAATTGGTCAGTCGGTTCGTAGTGATGGCCCTCAGACTCATTTAGCAAAAGCAGGTACACCTACGATGGGTGGAGCGCTAATTATTTTTTCAATCACCGTCAGTACCCTTCTATGGGGAGATCTACGTAACCAATATGTATGGGTCGTTTTGTTGGTTATGTTGGCATTTGGCGTTGTGGGTTGGGTAGATGATTATAGGAAAGTGGTTGAGAAAAATCCGCGCGGTCTTCCAGGTCGATGGAAATATTTTTGGCAAAGTATATTTGGTTTGGCGGCCGCATTTTATTTGTACTACACCGCCAGTACGCCAGCAGAAACCGCATTGATTGTGCCTTTATTTAAGGACGTTGCTATTCCTTTGGGCGTGTTTTTTATTGTACTAACGTATTTCGTTATTGTTGGTACAAGTAATGCGGTTAATTTAACCGATGGTCTGGATGGTTTGGCTATTTTACCGACCGTTTTGGTTGGTGGTGCGCTGGGAGTGTTTGCTTATCTTACCGGGAATATCCGCTTTGCTGATTATCTATTAATCCCTTATGTGCATGGTTCTGGGGAGTTGCTTGTTTTTTGTGCCGCATTGGCTGGGGCGGGGTTAGGCTTCTTGTGGTTTAACACGTATCCTGCACAAATATTCATGGGGGATGTTGGTTCATTGGCTTTAGGTGCTGCGTTGGGCACTATTGCCGTCATCGTTCGTCAAGAGCTGGTACTGTTTATTATGGGCGGCGTTTTTGTGATGGAGACGGTGTCTGTTATTTTACAGGTTGCTTCTTATAAGTTAACAAAGCGCAGGATATTTAGAATGGCGCCAATTCATCATCATTTCGAGTTAAAAGGCTGGGCTGAACCTAAAGTAATTGTTCGTTTTTGGATTATTACTGTGTGTCTTGTTTTAGTAGGCTTAGCCACCTTAAAAGTACGTTAGGAGTTTTGCATGTCGTTAATCGGGTCAGACCGGGTAAGAGCCGTTGTAGGCTTGGGTGCGACAGGCTTGTCTTGCGTACGTTTCTTAGCCAGTAAAGGTGTTGATTTTTATGTGGTGGATTCTCGCGAAAATCCCCCAGGGTTAGAGCAGGCAAAAGAGTATTGTCCTAAAGATCGTATTTTTACGGGTGATCTAGCAGTACTTGAAACACTTGGTGTTACTGAACTGTATGTTAGTCCAGGGATTGCATTGCGCACGCCAGTGTTAGCGCGCTTAGCTGCTCGTGGTGTACTCATGCGCGGTGATATTGATTTATTTCGTGATTATGTGGATGCCCCTTTTGTTGCTATCACGGGGTCTAATGCAAAGAGCACGGTAACAACGTTAGTCGCTTTGTTGCTTCAGGCTTGCGGTAAAAATACCAAGGCCGGTGGTAATTTAGGGCCGCCTGCCTTAGATCTTCTTTCTCCTAATACGGATTTTTATGTGCTTGAGCTATCTAGCTTTCAGCTTGAGACGACTCATTCACTTCAAGCTGATTTAGCGTGTCTTCTCAATGTGTCTGAAGATCATATGGATCGATATGATGATCTTTATGAATATCAGCGTGTAAAGCAAAGAGTCTATCGTGGTTGTAAAGCGGCTGTTTGTAATAAGCAAGATATCCTGACGGCACCACTATTGGCGGATACAACCCCTGTTCGAGCGTTTACGACGAAAAGTCCTGATTTAAAAGAGTTTGGTATGCTTAAAGATGGCGATGGAGCATGGTTGTGTCGCGGTGTTGAGCGACTTTATCATACGTCTCAAATTGCCCTAAAAGGTTCGCATAATCACGCTAATGTACTGGCAGCGCTGGCAATGCTTGAGCTGTTAGGGGTGGATGTTATGTCGAATGCGGTTGGGGATGTGCTGAAAGAATTCGGCGGCTTGCCTCACCGTTGTGAGACGGTTCGAACCCTTCATAGTGTTACGTATATTAATGATTCAAAAGGCACTAATGTGGGCGCTACATTGGCGGCGCTTCAAGGTTTAGGTTCGGTGGTAAGAAAGAATATTCTTCTTATTGCTGGGGGAGATGGCAAGGGCGCTGACTTTAGCCCTTTAACAAAATCGGTAACTGATTTTGTGAGAGTCGTTTATTTGTTTGGTAAGGATGCTGACCGTATCGCCGAGGTGATGTTGCCAGGTACTGAGGTTAAACGTTTTGATTCTTTGGATCAGATTGTATCAAGTATCTCTCAAGATGCTAAAGAGGGTGAGATCGTTTTGTTTTCACCCGCTTGCGCGAGTTTGGATATGTACAAAAGCTACGAAGTGCGAGGTGAGCATTTTGCTCGTTTGGTTGCTGAGTTATGACATGGTTTAAAGTGTTTGATCGGGTGTCTCTTCAGGAGTTTGCCCGGATTGATACTCTTTTTGTTGCCTCTGTTATCTCTATCTTGGCGCTGGGGATGGTGATGGTGTCAAGTGCGTCTATTTCTATTTCAGAAAGCCTTCATGGTCACCCTTATTTCTTTATGGGTCGGCAGGCTTTTTATCTTGTCTTAGGTTTAATCTCAGGTTTTCTATTGTTGTCATTACCAACCAGTCAGCTACAAAAATGGGGGATTCTGATGATGGGGTTGTCGTTGATTTTGCTGATTCTAGTGCTGGTTCCGGGCATTGGAAAAAGTGTAAACGGCAGCCGTCGGTGGATTAATTTAGTGGTATTTAACCTTCAGGCTTCGGAAGTGGCGAAGGTTTGCATGGTGGTTTATGTCTCCGGCTATTTGGTACGCAGAGCTGATCGAGTGAGAGAAGGTTGGGTGGGTTTCGTACTCCCTCTTTGTCTTTGTAGCGTTTTTTTGTTGTTTTTGCTTTTTGAGCCGGATTTTGGTGCTTCTGTTGTTTTGCTTGGCACGGTGATGGTGTTGCTTTTTTTAGGTGGCGCTCCTTTATATCAATTTTTGCTTTTGATGATTGCTGCGGTTGCTATGTTAGGGGTTGTGGCTATTTCGGAAAGCTATCGATTAAAGCGTTTGATGAATTTTATCGACCCGTGGGCTGACCCTTTTAATGAGGGCTATCAGTTGAGCCAGGCTTTGATTGCTTATGGTCGTGGGGAGTGGTTTGGCTTGGGTTTGGGTAACAGTGTGCAGAAACTGTCTTATTTACCCGAGGCTCATACCGATTTTGTATTTTCTATTTGGGTCGAAGAAACCGGAATGTTTGGCGGTTTGTTGCTGATTGTTTTGTTTGCCCTAATGGTTGGTCGGGCGTTTAAAATCGGTCATGACGCTATGGCGTTGTCTCGTCCGTTTGCTGCTTATATGTGTTTCGGTTTTTCTATTCTTATTTTGGCTCAGGTCATCATCAATATTGGTGTTAATACGGGCTTTTTGCCGACCAAAGGGCTGACACTTCCTTTGATTAGTTATGGTGGCAGTAGCTTGATCATCACACTGGCGAGTTTATTTGTTATTGCGCGAGTCGATGTTGAAAATCGACGCGCTGAAAGTGATTGCGATTCTATAGGATCGGCTGAAGTGAAAGTTAAAGAGAGCGACAAATGAGCGATGTTAAAAAAATTATCATAATGGCAGGCGGTACGGGGGGGCACATCTATCCTGCGCTGGCCTGTGCTCAGGCTTTTAAAGATAAAGGAATGGATGTCCAATGGCTGGGCTCAAAAGGTGGCATGGAAGAAGCGCTTGTCGCTGATTATGATATTGCTTTGCATTCTTTGTCGATAAAAGGTGTTAGAGGAAAAGGGGTGTTGGGTCTATTAGTTGCGCCTTTTAGAGTTTTGCATGCCATTGGTCAGGCAATCGCAGTGTTACAGAAAGTTAAACCTGACGTTGTTTTGGGGATGGGTGGTTTTGTTGCTGGCCCCGGTGGTGTAGCTGCTCGAATTTTAGGTATTCCTCTGGCGATACATGAACAAAATGCCATTGCCGGTACGACCAATAAGCTGCTTTCTAAAGTTGCCAGTCTTAAGTTGCAGGCTTTTGATGGAGCAATTCCAAACGCCATTAGTGTAGGTAATCCCATTCGAAGTGATATTTTAGAGCAGCACGTTCGCATGCCGAGAAATGGCGTAGCGCGACCATTACGTTTACTTGTTGTTGGCGGGAGTTTGGGGGCGAAAGCGATTAATGATGTTATCCCTCAAGTTTTGTTAAACTGGCCTTCTACTCAACGCTTGGATGTTTGGCATCAAACTGGGTTGCGTAATTTTGACGTGGTCTCTGAACAGTATAAAATTGCGAAGGTTGAGGCTCGGGTAGAAGCTTATCTTGAGAATATGGATCAGGCTTATTACTGGGCGGATGTTGTCTTGTGCCGTGCTGGGGCGATGACGGTGAGTGAGTTGGCGATAGCTGGGCTCCCTTCAATTTTAGTGCCTTACCCGCACGCCATAGATGATCACCAAACTGCCAATGCGCGATATTTAGAGCAAGTAGGGGCCGCCTATTTGTTACCACAGGCTCAGCTGACCTGTGAAAAAATTATCTCATTGCTTTCTAAATTTGTAGAAAGTGAAGATACATTATTAAAGATGGGCGAGCAGGCGAAGCTCGTTGCTCGTCCAAATGCGACGCAAGACGTCGTTGCATGCTGTTTAAGGTTGATAAAAACATGATTGATAATAAAGTTCAGTACGATATTCCTACTATGCGTCGTATTCAAAATATCCATTTTATTGGCATCGGCGGTGTTGGTATGTGTGGCATCGCAGAGGTATTGCATAATCAAGGGTATCGCGTGTCTGGGTCGGACCTTAAGTCTTCTTCTACAATAGAGCGTTTGGAGGAGTTAGGCATAAAGGTGTATTTGGGGCATTTAGAAGAAAACGTATATGACGCTCATGTCATTGTTGTTTCAACGGCAATTAATGTTGAAAACCCAGAGATAATTTGGGGTAAAGAGCATCGTATTCCAATCGTTCGCAGAGCGGAAATGCTTGCAGAGTTAATGCGTTACCGTCACGGCATAGCGGTGGCTGGTACGCATGGGAAAACAACGACAACCAGTTTGATGGCGTCAATATTGGCCGCGACAGGTGAAGCTCCAACGTTTGTGATTGGAGGGCGTTTAACCAGTGCTGGCGCAAATGCGCAATTGGGTGTCAGTGCGTATCTGGTTGCCGAAGCGGATGAGAGTGATGCTTCTTTTCTTCATTTACAGCCACAAACGGTCATCGTGACAAATATCGATCAGGATCATATGGATACCTATGATGGTGATTTTGAAAAAGTTAAGCATGCTTTTGTTGAGTTTGTTCATAATTTACCTTTTTACGGCTTGGCTGTGATGTGTGTGGATGATGAAAATGTTCGAGAAATTCTGCCGTTGTTAAGTCGTCCTGTTTTGACGTACGGTATTGAGCAAGAAGCAGATTTTTACGCGACGAACATCGTACAAACGGGGCGCCATTGTGAATTCTTGGCGCATCGTCCTGAGGGTGAGCCGTTGAAGATCCGTTTGCCAATGCCGGGCCGCCATAATGTGCTTAATGCACTTTCAACGATTGCCGTTGCGACTGACTTGGGTGTGGATGCAACGGCTATTCAGGCTGGTCTTATGGGGTTTGAAGGAGTGGGGCGTCGTTTTCAAGAGCAGAAACCATTAAAACTTCCTAATGGCTCAAATGTGATGTTTGTTGATGATTATGGCCATCATCCAAGTGAAGTGTTGGCTACGATCAAAGCAATTCGAGCCGGTTGGCCTGAGAAGCGTTTAGTGATGGTTTATCAGCCACATCGTTACACTCGAACTCGTGATCTTTATGAAGATTTTGTAAGAGTACTATCCCAAGTTGATGTTTTGCTGTTGCTGGATGTTTATTCGGCAGGTGAAACGCTAATTAACGGCGCAGATAGTCGTTCTTTGTGTGGCAGTATTCGTCAGCGCGGTAATGTTGATCCAATTCATGTTGGTAGTGAAACAGATTTGCGCTCTATTTTAAGTAATGTTTTACGTGAAGGTGACTTACTTATTACGCAAGGTGCTGGTGATATTGGTACGGTATCTAAGAATTTATCAGTGAGCGGGATTTAATATGTTCAAGACACTAAAAGAATCCGTGATTGCGGTGATTTATGGTGGCCGTTCAGCAGAGCGTGAAGTATCGCTGCAAAGCGGGCCTTTAGTTGCAGAAGGACTTCGTTCTAAAGGTTTTCAAGTGGTAGAGCTTGATCTTTACGGTCCTAATGCTGAGTTAGATCCAATTGTTCAATTGCAAGCGATTGAGTTTGATCTTGCTTTCATTGCGTTACATGGCGGTGAAGGTGAAGATGGCCGAGTTCAGGCTTTGCTTGAAATGATGGGTAAATCTTATACAGGCAGTTCACCTTTGGCTTGTGGTCTTGCGATGGATAAAGTTTTAACTAAGCGATTTTGGCATGGTATTGGAATACCCACGCCAGCTTATTTATCTTTTGTGGATTATGCGGATGCGGATGTCGTTGAAGAGCAGATGTCTTACCCAATGATTATTAAGCCTTCTAGAGAAGGTTCTACCATTGGGATTAATAAGGCGATGAATCGAGCGGAACTTGATGAGGCGCTTTTAAAGGCTCTTGAATATGACTCTGATATATTGGTTGAAGAATTTGTAGATGGACCAGAGTTTACGATTACGGTTATCGACGATGTGGCTTATCCGCCTATAGGGCTAAAGCCTGCACCTAACCATAAACTTTATGACTATGAGGCGAAGTACGTAGCGGATGATACGGAATATCTGTTGCCTTGCGGTTTAAATGAAGATGATGAGAATGAGCTGCAAATGTTGGCACTTGATGCTTATCGTTCGTTAGGTTGTTCTGGTTGGGGGCGTGTTGATGTAATGCGTGACTCTGCTGGAGTGTTTTGGGTGTTAGAAGTAAATACTGCGCCAGGCATGACATCCCATAGCTTAGTGCCTATGGCGGCTAATTATGTTGGGATTGACTATGCTTCACTTGTGGAGAAGATTGCGCAAAATGCTTGGGGTGAAGTCGAGCGTGATTGATTTATGAGGATGGCAGCGTTAATCGGGGCTGTCTTGTTAGTATTAGTCGCCTCTTTTCAAAGCAATGATTCGCCTGATACTTGGTTTGCTATTCAAAAAATCGAGATAAAAGGCGATTTTAAATATGCAGTAGAAGATGATTTGCAGGCAGATTTTTCTTCTTTACTTGGGCAGAGTCTTTTGGGTGTTTCTCTATCCGACTCATTGGTCGTTGTTTTGTCATCGGAATGGGTGGCAAGTGCAGAAATTCGTAAAGTTTGGCCAAATACATTGCAGGTCCTTGTTCATGAATATACCCCTCTTGCATACTGGGGGGATCGGCAATTGATATCCACTTCTGCGGTAGTGATTACGCCGCGTGAGGTCCCTGAGTTGCCGCTTACAAAGCTGTACGGTCCTGAAGATTCGAGTGATGTGGTTCTTGAGCAGTTTGGCTTAGTAAGTCAGGTGCTTGCATTTACGTCTCTGCGTGTTGCTACTCTCACATTAGAGCCAAGAGGTGCTTGGAGTATTGTTTTCACCAATGGCGTCAAGGTTAAGCTTGGTAGAGAAGAGATTTTAGAGAGATTACAGCGCTTTATAGCGGTGTATAAAAGTGATTTATCGGGTAGAATAGACCAAATAACATCAGTCGATGCGCGCTATCCACATGGGGTGGCAGTGGGTTGGAAAAAAAATAAATGATATTGGCCTGTTTGTTGCTTTTTTAAACAGCAATAAGGGTTATGTCATAACAACACGTAATGCCGGGATGGTGAAATGATAGTCGGTTTGGATGTAGGCACATCGAAAGTTATCTGCTTAGTTGGTGAGGTTCTGGCTGACGGTAGTTTGGAAATTGTCGGTATAGGCTCTCATAGCTCAAAAGGAATGAAGCGCGGCGTTGTTATA
This genomic stretch from Marinomonas primoryensis harbors:
- the murC gene encoding UDP-N-acetylmuramate--L-alanine ligase, producing the protein MIDNKVQYDIPTMRRIQNIHFIGIGGVGMCGIAEVLHNQGYRVSGSDLKSSSTIERLEELGIKVYLGHLEENVYDAHVIVVSTAINVENPEIIWGKEHRIPIVRRAEMLAELMRYRHGIAVAGTHGKTTTTSLMASILAATGEAPTFVIGGRLTSAGANAQLGVSAYLVAEADESDASFLHLQPQTVIVTNIDQDHMDTYDGDFEKVKHAFVEFVHNLPFYGLAVMCVDDENVREILPLLSRPVLTYGIEQEADFYATNIVQTGRHCEFLAHRPEGEPLKIRLPMPGRHNVLNALSTIAVATDLGVDATAIQAGLMGFEGVGRRFQEQKPLKLPNGSNVMFVDDYGHHPSEVLATIKAIRAGWPEKRLVMVYQPHRYTRTRDLYEDFVRVLSQVDVLLLLDVYSAGETLINGADSRSLCGSIRQRGNVDPIHVGSETDLRSILSNVLREGDLLITQGAGDIGTVSKNLSVSGI
- the murG gene encoding undecaprenyldiphospho-muramoylpentapeptide beta-N-acetylglucosaminyltransferase — translated: MSDVKKIIIMAGGTGGHIYPALACAQAFKDKGMDVQWLGSKGGMEEALVADYDIALHSLSIKGVRGKGVLGLLVAPFRVLHAIGQAIAVLQKVKPDVVLGMGGFVAGPGGVAARILGIPLAIHEQNAIAGTTNKLLSKVASLKLQAFDGAIPNAISVGNPIRSDILEQHVRMPRNGVARPLRLLVVGGSLGAKAINDVIPQVLLNWPSTQRLDVWHQTGLRNFDVVSEQYKIAKVEARVEAYLENMDQAYYWADVVLCRAGAMTVSELAIAGLPSILVPYPHAIDDHQTANARYLEQVGAAYLLPQAQLTCEKIISLLSKFVESEDTLLKMGEQAKLVARPNATQDVVACCLRLIKT
- a CDS encoding D-alanine--D-alanine ligase, with protein sequence MFKTLKESVIAVIYGGRSAEREVSLQSGPLVAEGLRSKGFQVVELDLYGPNAELDPIVQLQAIEFDLAFIALHGGEGEDGRVQALLEMMGKSYTGSSPLACGLAMDKVLTKRFWHGIGIPTPAYLSFVDYADADVVEEQMSYPMIIKPSREGSTIGINKAMNRAELDEALLKALEYDSDILVEEFVDGPEFTITVIDDVAYPPIGLKPAPNHKLYDYEAKYVADDTEYLLPCGLNEDDENELQMLALDAYRSLGCSGWGRVDVMRDSAGVFWVLEVNTAPGMTSHSLVPMAANYVGIDYASLVEKIAQNAWGEVERD
- a CDS encoding cell division protein FtsQ/DivIB is translated as MAALIGAVLLVLVASFQSNDSPDTWFAIQKIEIKGDFKYAVEDDLQADFSSLLGQSLLGVSLSDSLVVVLSSEWVASAEIRKVWPNTLQVLVHEYTPLAYWGDRQLISTSAVVITPREVPELPLTKLYGPEDSSDVVLEQFGLVSQVLAFTSLRVATLTLEPRGAWSIVFTNGVKVKLGREEILERLQRFIAVYKSDLSGRIDQITSVDARYPHGVAVGWKKNK